DNA sequence from the Dreissena polymorpha isolate Duluth1 chromosome 3, UMN_Dpol_1.0, whole genome shotgun sequence genome:
taatacgGATTTTTAAAGGGGGAACTCATCATTGGGTCTACTAACTTTTTGATGTATTAGATCAAATAGCTCTATCTATTGACGACTAGAAACTTAACTGTATGATATTCTGCGATATACCCAAGGCTTTCGACATAATTTGTTATCAATGGCTTTtatgcaaacttaaacaaaatggcatAAGTGGAAATTAACTACATTGGATATAAAGTGACTTGCCTAACCGTGCCCAAAAAGAAGTTGTCGGCTCAGCAAAGTCTCAGTCATGAGAAGTAAATGCCAGTGTCCTTCAGTATAAAGGCCGATGTTTTTcttgattaatgttaataatattgtagaaaatcttattAGTATTACCCGACTTCTTGCTGATGATACATCATTATCATGTACTACATCTACATCAGCTGATATCGATGGTATTTTGAACTATGCGAGCATTGTATGGGGGCGGTTGTGCATTGAACGGCACGGAATTATTCgaacaaaaattcaaaatgaagctGCGCATATTGTCGCAGGCCTTACTAGATCCGTCTCACTTGCAAATATTTATACCGAAGTTAAATCTCAAATGTAGTAATATTTTCAAAAGGCATAACGGCCAATGTCCCAATTACCTTACTAACCATCTTTCcagaacagttcatgaacagtccTCTCGCAATCTTATTAACGCGGAAGATCATATTTTTCATCAAGAAGAACTTTACTTTATTCACGCTCAATTTTACCATTTTCAGATAATGTATGGAATTGGTTACCTATTGATAATCGCAACATTGACATCCTTTCAAAGTTTAAAACTTCCCTTAAAGAAGTATTTTACTTGTGCGAATAAAATCCTCAATATCTCTACTCTTCTCAACTCTATTTCTAATATGGGTGTAGAAATTCATCAATTTCACATGCCCGCTTAAGAAATAATTGCAGATCATCTTCATCAGCATCGTGGACATCATCTGTGTCGTCGTTGGTCATAATTATTCCAAAAACTGATTTTTAATAAAGTATATGCCCAGTTCATATCGcattaaaaatgtttttctatcaaagtaactTAGAAAAGTCCTCTATGTATTTGTGTTCCTCTCTACGTTGTCTTTGtacttattaaacaaaataaaaacattttgaagTATATCCATTGCAACATAGGGAGTGATTGGTCGAGTTGGTGTCATGTCAAGAGTTAGCAACCAAAATATGTGCAAGTATTACTTGTAAATCAAACAAGGCATAATAGACACCCCAGTGTTTTGCCGATTAAATCGTCAAATTGCTCAAAATGCCTTGAAGAGGGGCACAGTTTCAAAACATGCCCAAATGACTGGgttttcaacaagagctgtcagaagacagcgcgatcggctattcgagtgcttgaaagTATAACGTaacccatcatggggaaattgttcatattcaataaggtcaaggtaatatagtcatattctaagtggaagaggaccataattgaaacatattgatcgcttatgttttaaagaagttgtactttatagaccattctgagttcaggtatattttccacaatctattgaatatttgttaagacataaacaaattaataagattatatttcaagtttgatagcaatagcttgggtgggatggtccttcaaaaatgaaataaataaatatttgtgggtttttaagcccccggatcgaaagatcgggggtatattgttttttgtctgtctgtctgtctgtctgtctgtcattgtgtcagtcattggatgtgtgtgtcacaaaactttaaccttggttaaacttttataacttttgcaatattgaagatattggagctgcacattttgagtggtaaaaaataaaggtcaaggtcatccttcaaggtcaaaagccaaatatcattgtttttttttatttccttaaaCATTAACCTGCGTtgaagttttgtcataacttttttaatattgaacatagcaacttgatatggcatgcttgtgtatctcatggagctgcacgttttgagtggtgaaacgtcgaggtcaaggtcatccttcaaggtcaaaggtccaatttatggcttcaaagcggcgcaatagggggcattgtgtttctgacaaacacatctcttgtttaccaTGTTTCAGAAAAAAGATCTTTTTAggtgggggtataatgtggtgggcgtggtcatttattagatgatctttcaaaaatatgaaaaaaagggAAACACCAGATACAGTtccctcatgataataagaaagtatttgaagtttgaaagcaatagccttgatactttagaagtaaagtggatctgaacacaaaatttaacagaagtccaaagttactaagtcaaaaaagggccataattacattaaaatgccaacaagagttatgcaacttttcctgtacagtccccttatggtagttagcgagtgttccaagtctgaaagcaattatagctatgatactttaggagtaaaatggaccaacacacaaaacttaaccaaatgttcaattatctagtATAAAAGgtgccataattctgtaaaaatgccagtcagagtaacataactttgcctgcacagtccctttattatagttagtaagtgttgcaagtatgaaagcaatagctttgatactttaggaataaagtggacttaaacaaaaaacttaatacaattttcaattttctaagtgaaaaagggccataatccttaCAAattacttgatacagttgtctgctattgtttatagattggggtcatgctggtaaagaagtatgcaaaatatgaaagcgatatgtcaagggacatggacaatatttgaggtggtacgcaaactttaacatttgcacgctcacgctcacgccgacgccagggtgagtaggatggctccactatatatatttcatatattatagtcgagctaaaaagtgtaAATTGCGTGGCCATGATGGTACAAACACCACATATCTAAAATCAAACTGTGAAAACGTGAAACCCGTGGACACTCCTATCAATAAACACACGCTGAATCTGCGAAGTCGATCCGCTAGCGCCATGAGATCCACGACCAGTTGCAGTCAACAGTCGATTATTCGATTCACAGAGAGCATAAATGCGCCTGTTACTTCGACGCCAAACAATGGACACTACGATAATATCGCCACCTACACATGTAGATAAATTACTGAAGAAAACAGTCTTTTGACAAGAAGACAACAAAACACGCAAACAAGAAATAGCATTACTCGGAACTGTTTAAGGACAATTAACACGAACAATAAAGTGGATAAAACGTTTTACTCGGCAAGCAAGACAACTATTTTGGTCTTTCTTAAAGCAATCATTAATAGGCAATACGTAATTATGTATGTGCACTTCTACAAAAAACAATAATCGGAATTCTCATCTTGTTGACGGTACGTACAATAAAGACAAATAAATTTAATACCAAtatgaaaaatattgtatataaatacaacaacGATCATATCTATATGTTAACGTAATTATGGCACTATTATATTTTGAGGTGTTACATGATCAATACACGCACCGTTATCTACACGTTTAAATCAAGACGCAATTTTCTATCAATCATTATAAATCAAATGCATTTACAAACTTCGATTCAGAGTTTTACCTGAACTCGATTACTCTTGACACAACCGTCACATAAAcagattttcatttattttatgctttcaagtggtttatatagaaatatcagtgaaGTAAAACTCATATTTCTCttatttaaacagtgaaaaataacagcaaaaaatattgatattctTCACtgctttactgtgaaatgacgtcattttttcgacgaaataacgtcataaatccagcgaaattatcaaatttaacacttttacaatgttaataaacggagaaaaagcatacaataaatagAAAATTAGTTGGATTcaatgaaatatcgattttaattcactggtgatcgtaaaaaatatatatattcactcgtggctgcgccattAACTGTGGATACTATTAAAAGTGTTGGTATATTTTATCACTCTTACTGCTGAATTGTTTTATAGAATGCATTCAAAAGGGAGAATTGACTCATACCCCAAAACAATGTATTTTCCACTGCTTTAAAGAAAGATGATCCTGAGAATTTAGAAAATTGGAGACCCATATCACTTCTAAACTCCGATTACAAAATTTTAGAAGGAGATTTAGCTCTGCGTTTACAAATTGTTTTACCAAACATCATCAGTCTTACCAGCATGAATTTATCAAAAACAGGTTTATTGGTTGCAATATTCGACATATAAAAGATATAATCGACTATTAAGAGCGGCTAAACATAGATGGCACTCTTTTATCAGTTGATTTTAAGAAGGCATTTAATACAATATAATGGACAATGATGGTTAATGTCTTAACTAAATTCGGTTTCAAGAGCAACTTTATAAAGATGGTAAAAATActaattatataatgtataatgataTGTGTTCATCTGTAACGAATAATTGTTGACAATCAAAAttcatcaaaatagaaaaaaggaATTCGGCAAGGCTGTCCTCTTTAAgctcttctttttatttttatagcCGAAATATAAGCAAAAAAAACTCCGTTCCTGTAATCAATACGAATCAATACGAAGGTATAACGATAAAATGCAaccaaaatgtttaaaatattaaaatcacaCAACTTGCAAAGGATACTACAATTTCTTGAAAAACACAGAAGAGATACCCATTGTAATTAATATAATCGAGGAATTTGGGTTAATACCCGGACTAAATAAACTAAAATCTGAAGGAATACTACTTGGCAAATCAAAAAGGGAAAACGAATGTGTACTTCAGGACATAAAATTAAGTCCAATTGTTAAAGCCCTATGCACTTACTTTTGGATCAATTCTGTTAGATGTAATGAGCTTCATTGGAATGACAAAATTGCATCTTGTCAAAAAGGAATAAATGTGTGGACTAAGAGAAACCTGACATTTTATGGAAGGGTAAAAGTAATCAAAGTATTCTTTCTCCCAAAATTTGCATATCTTTTGCAGTCAACACGTGTTTCAAAGAATACCCTATATGACCTAAACACTTTGTGTTTTAAGTTTTTATGGAataacaaaaccgaaaaaattAAAGATCTTTTTTAATATGCAATAAGCAAGATGGTGTAATTGAAAGCCTGACAAGCATTTTTGCAAATACGCTGAGCAGGAAGTGGGTAAAAATGCTATGTAACGATGATAATGCAAATTGGAAAGCTATTCCTTTTGTTTTCTTGAACCAATTTGGAAAAAagcttttaatgttaaaaattaacACCAATTCAATTAAGTCGCTACCAAAAGTAAAATGGAAAATACCGGCCTTGTATGAGGAAATTATATGCAATTTCATTCAAATAAACAATGCCAATTCACCGAAACAAGCACTAACATACTTTAATATAAGAACAAAAGTAATATAGGAAACCCGATATATCAAACATAATGGTAAATGCCTTATTTTCGAAAACTGGATAAACtctaatataattttcataaacGATTTACTTTCGAACGATAGTCTAGCTAAGGAAACACACATTATTTCGAAATTAGAAAACAATCTTATTGGATTGCTGAGCTAAATATACACACAAATAATCCCAAAGGCGTGGATTATAACATTGTAATCAACTGAATTGTTTAATTCCGACGTCAAAACAGATCTAAATTGTAcatgtaacaaaaatataaatatctatagtttaaataaaaaattacaaaaacaaatatttattgcgAATAAATGCGATAAAACATACGTACATGACCACTGGACAAGAGTTTCAAATAAGTTATTATCAACACAAAGTCTAGACAACTTAGATATAAACTAATCCACACAATTATTCCAACTAATGAAAAACTGTTTACTTGAAAATTAAAGATTCGCCCCTATGCCTTTACTGTGGGGAATTAGAAACAATAAAACACTAACTATTAGACTGTCCTTATGTGAGTCTATGTCAGAAAAAAGCCTAGCAAAttgtaataaagaaattataTGTTGTAATGTATGTATGGGTTGTTTATATACTTTGAATcaccaaaatatatatatatatatatatatatatatatatatatatatatatatatatatatatatatatatatatatatatatatatattagtaaaTTATTGAGGAAATATTACATACAGATCAACATATTTCGAATGAATGTTAAgataattgttaatgtatataacTGTACGTGATTATTGATTtgtatgttgttatatgtgtatacatgtacgtaTGTGAATAAATAGTTGAAACCAAACACAAACCAAAAAAATCTAACAAGGACACACTTTCAATTATATGTTGATGTAAGCTTAACCACATAAATAGTATTCAATATCAACACAATATAAATAAGATTGAacattatgaatatttaaaatgtcatGTTGCAAAAATTCCAAATGTTTATTGACATCAAGCGAAATTTGATTGAATGAAAAATGTGAAATCAATTTTAATTACATATTCTTAACACAATCTTAACAGtattaaccaacaatttcaacGACATAAATTCAAATTATACGTTTGTTCGTGGCTATGGTTAAACATGCTACTCTACATTTCATTTGCAATCGGATAAGTTTTTTTGTACATGGTAAAGGAAACACGTTTAAGAATTGAACAACAGTGGAAATATTTTAACCGCGTGCATATATATGTGTGTCGGTAAGCATACATATGAGTTCTAGATGTAAAGAATGTATGTTATTGTTcgtgatttaaaaacaaaataaaacagattCAAGAACGGCATAATTTCTTATTCTTATATGAAGAGTGGTTTGATTCCGTTTTCTTTACAAACACGATTACTTTGGACCCCATTCCacagttttattaaaaatgaagTACGCATGATTATATGGTAACATAAAAatctatatattcatatatatttaacaatacattTCCTACAATGTAGTATCATACAACCATAAACGAGTGATATAGCAAAACAATTGCAAGaatgtatttgtatataaatgtatgtacatCGTCCCAAattatataaatttgtttttatggaGATGATACGAAATCATAGCACACATCATATTTTCAATCACACAACCATTTAAGCACACAATTAAATGAGAATGATCTCATAATAGAACGATCAAAATATCAGGATCAAATTGGCGTGCAGGTGCCCACACTTAAATGTTATGTATCCACAGCAATTGCAAAGGTAAAACAAAATATTCCGAAGAAATACAGAAAACGCAGCTTGTTTAAAACAGACTATACACGGAAGCAActaatataataatgaataacTCTCATTCATGACCTTTACAAATACAAGCCAAGCAAGAATGTGTGACTGAATCTTAATTCGACGTATAAATACGACATACATGTTATTTCTTAACTTATGATTATAGTTACATTAAGCAAAAGCAAAAGGCTAATACAGGCAAATTAACATCGCACATACACGTTTTACTTGAACTCGTATATGCATTTTTAACATACACAAACATAAGCATCACCCATTGACGTTTTGTTATAACAATGACTCCATTTACATTCACAATTAAAGTTGCATTTGGTTAAAGTAAAATGTTTTTGCATAAAACCTTTAACAAACCTTAACGATTGTTATACAGTAAGTGCATTCCATAAAATAGCTTGAAACACATGATCAAGCACGATACAGAACAACAGCACAATTTAAAGCAACACATATATATAAACTATCCTTCACTTAATATTTAACTGTGCGAATCAGACAATACTTGAAATCAGGTCAACCACTCTAGTCCGTGAAGTGAACTTCCTATCAAGTAAACACACTATTCATAAATAAGGtgtatataaaatatgaatacttattaaaaaaaaaagtttttactgCGGTATAATTTTATGATATTTGCACTTAAATTCTCAATATTTCTTTGCCGTTGATGATCAAACAATCCAAATAGTCGTTACAAATTGATaagttaatcttttttttttataaatgctcAAATTGCTTTAGAATAACACTTGCCATCAGCACTAGTCTTTCTCGTCTTACATATAAATAATGATCATGGTTCCGAGAGTTGTAATTGTACAGAATGCGAATTGTTTTCTTGTTCGCtgaatgtaactatttttaatgAGTCTAACGCTTTTCAAATTTAATCCGTTATCGTTGCAAATCAACTAGACATTCCTTCGTTGGTTTGGATCTCGTAAGTTATGTAAATTCGTGAGAGTGTTtggtaacaataaaacattttcaccAATATCTAACTTATGCAGATTGATACACGAGGACAAATCTAAATCTTTAGAGGTGCAATGTAATGTAAGGGTCACTAATTCGCTAAGATTTGTTAAAGCATTTGACGCCAGTGTCATTTGTCCTTCGATTTCAACCAGCTCAAGATTGTAACATGTCGACAAGTCTAAACTAGAACAGTAGCAGTCAAGTCTGAGATAAATCAGGTTGTGTAGATTTTTAAAAGCATTTGGTATTAAGATGACGCTTCCTTTGAGTTGAACATTCTTCAATCTCTTACACGACGACAGGTCCAATCCCGCACAGTTGCACTTCAATATAAGTAATTTCAATTGTCTTAGCTCGTAAAAAGCATCGGGTTCTAATGTTACTTGTCCCTGAATTTCGACATCCGCAAGATGAGGAAACAGAGAAAGGTCCAGGCTTTCACAGGGACAAGATATGGTTATACTTTTAATATTCAGTGTTCTTCTTAGAGTATTGGGGTACATCTTTACTTCTTCGGAAAAACACACGCTTTCCAGATTTGGACATGATGACAAGTCCAACATTTCAAACGGGCCATATAATGAAatgcttttgatgtttgaaaGCCGAATAAACGCATTCAGAGATAATGTGACTGGCTCAGACAGTTCAATTTTCTCTAGATTAGGGCACATGGACAACTCCAATAAATTACACTTGCATGCTAATATAAGGGATTGTAACATGTTCAATTTGAATTGAGAATTTGGCATCAATATAATCTCTTCTCCCCCGAGTTCTAACTCTTTCAAACTGTTACACATTGATAAGTCCAAATTATCACACCTACACCATAACGTCAGAGCTTCTAGATATCTAAAATCTCGAAGTTTCTTCGGTAACAAAGTCACTTTACCAATAATGTTTAAAGTTTTTATATTTCGACACGATGACAGTTTCAGTTCCCCATACTCACTATCTAATTGTAGTTCAAGATTTTCCAAACAGTGTGCAGACAATGAAACGATTTCTTGTACATATTGAAGCGAAATTCCAGCATCATCTACTTTCAATGATATAATGTTGGACTTGTTCATCTGTAAAATTTTCATTTCAGTTTCATTCGAAAGAGACAAATCTATGGTGCTGAGTTTAAGGTGTATGTCTATTTCACGTGTCCGGTTGGCAATAGCTTCATCATACCCTTTGGCGATTATGGATTGCACTGAGTAAGGGTGAAGTTTAGAATATTGTGCATCAAGTATGATCGAAAGTTTATTTGCTGCCCCAATGTTCAGTCCACATAGATAAAGGAAGACCTGTTTCATATCATCAAAAGAGTCTTCAAAGTTGCCAAAGATGTTCTGAAAGCTCTCGACAGTGTTGTCCCTCGAAATGTAAAATGCAGCTAGGAATTCCTGTACAGTTTTATGGAAAAAGGATAACGTAGGTTCTAATTTATTGACCGTTGAGATGCGTGTCTCAGACAAAATACCAGATTTCAATGCAAATACCTTTTGATCTTCCAATAGGTATCGAGATAAGTCCCTGTTACTGAAAACAAGAGACCGTGCCTTTTCACGACCAAACAACTGATGAAATGCCAATTTCGAAAGAGCGTCTACTTCTGCCATATAAGGTTGTATATGCGTTGTTTTTTGGAAACATTGAACTGGTGGCGTTTGAAAATATCCAGTCTTATTGTTGGCCTTCATAAGCAGAGCTTCAATTATGTTAGTGTAGATTTCACACAAGGATCCTAGACAATCTTGGCTGTTTCCAAGCCAAGTCCACACAATCATTGTAGTATTTAATGGAGTCGATAATAAGTTTTCAAGTCTATACCTGCGTACGTAATCTTTAAATGTTTCGGGTCTGGTGTTACTGTTGAGACAAAGGAGCCATTTTTCACAAAGCATATATGGATCACTTACTCCATCCAGCTCTATCAGACAATCTATTTGTGAGTCTTTTATTTTAGGATCTGTCATTTTATACGGTCTTGTTGTAATCAGCGTAGTACAGTGTTTATGAGTGGTAACAGTCAATGGAAAAGGGATTTTCCCCTTAGTATCATACCATTCGTCAAGACCATCTTGAACCACTAAACATGTTTCTTTCTTCAAAATGTCACTTAGTAATTTGTTTATTTCCGATCGCTCTTCGCCAGCGTATATCTCATCAATAATTTGCTCTTTAATAATCGTTTCCACATCACGTCCATCAATTGAATGCCTCAATTCAATGTGAAATAGAAACCTGAACTCCTGCAAGATTTCAACGTCAGTAAAGTTTTCTGAGTTTTGCGATATTCGCAGAGACGATTCGTTGCACCAATCGTGTACAATTTGTGTGGCAAAGGTAGACTTTCCTTTACCAGCATCACCTTGCAAAAATATGCGGCGGTTAATGTTAcagtttttataaattatgtcacTGTATTGATGTATTTCAATGGTTCTTTTTCGTGTCCCattattttcaatttcaattttccATATTCTTGGTGTGACATAAATTTTCTGCAGTTGTATGTCTACGCTGGGCATCAGAGGATTACTTTGAACATGACGTTTCTTTTCTTGgtaaaacagttttaaattaTTCCGAAATTCTGAAATGAACAAACTTAAAtctgtaaatttaaataattttgagatgaacaaaatatattaaggTTCAAAATGCATGCATATTGCTCTAAACACAACCATTACCAATACTTAATGAACTTAGTTTTCGTGTTTTTTTACCATACACGCGATTTGAAAGTGATAATATGTAGATTTCATCGTATATCTCTCTCCGTCTCTGGTATTGGATATGGCGTTAATTAAAGACATTAGAACTAAACGAATCTGAttacaattaaacgaatacaataagCAACAATATATATTGCAACGCGAAGACATGTGTGTTcatatataaaattaatagtgTTACCTTCAACACAATACGAATAGTCCGTAGCGTGCAACTCTGTTGTGGTTGCGAGGATTTCATCAATGCAATTTTGTTTGTGCTTATCTAAAGCCTCTTAACACTCTTCTAATTGTCTTTTCAGTGGAGTTTCTTGGTGCGCATGTTTCAACATCTTCGTCAAGTCTTCCATCGTCATGTTAAATGTGTCATTGTGTATCTGCAAATATCGTTTCATGAAATATGAAAGTGGACATGTTAGGATAAAGGggctttgtttttaattgaacctCCATGGAGGaaaattaaatattcaataaaattgtGTTAAGACCCCAAACGGCTTACTTGTTATGTGTTTTTTGTGCTATAGTATTGTAATCCACATGGGTGTAATTGCTTGGCACCTAACTAGGTTTGTAAGAAGCTACACATGCATATGTGGTCTGAAATACGGCCCGTGTAGTATACCGGCCTGGCATCTATTTCGACATGTTTTTGATGTACACATTTTGATGTATTATAATTAAAGATGTTAGTGGAGATTTTAATTACAATTGTCGTTGTTCTACTTTTTTTCCCATAATAGTGTGTCAACATGTTTACCTCAGTCAAATTTTTGACGGCTGTTCGTGCATTTGGGTCATGGGCCAGAACGCCTGGATCACTTAACAAAGTTGTCAACGTTTGAAAATAATCTTGAAGATCCGTGACTGTGATTTTTAATTTCGTAATATGTCGGAGTTTCTTTCCTATTTCGCGTGCCTGGTAATgcaagtaaatattatatttgtatacgatgttatttataaatacaacCTGCACATTAATATTGCTAGTTAATTTTTATGTGATTAAATCAATTATCCTACTCtagatgtttgtttttaatctacCAAAGTTGATTCTAATAAAATGAGAATACATGATTCATAAATTTCTTTGTCTCTAAAACTACTTTTCTGCATCTAAACAATCGTTCATTATGTGTTTAATG
Encoded proteins:
- the LOC127874145 gene encoding uncharacterized protein LOC127874145; this translates as MPSVDIQLQKIYVTPRIWKIEIENNGTRKRTIEIHQYSDIIYKNCNINRRIFLQGDAGKGKSTFATQIVHDWCNESSLRISQNSENFTDVEILQEFRFLFHIELRHSIDGRDVETIIKEQIIDEIYAGEERSEINKLLSDILKKETCLVVQDGLDEWYDTKGKIPFPLTVTTHKHCTTLITTRPYKMTDPKIKDSQIDCLIELDGVSDPYMLCEKWLLCLNSNTRPETFKDYVRRYRLENLLSTPLNTTMIVWTWLGNSQDCLGSLCEIYTNIIEALLMKANNKTGYFQTPPVQCFQKTTHIQPYMAEVDALSKLAFHQLFGREKARSLVFSNRDLSRYLLEDQKVFALKSGILSETRISTVNKLEPTLSFFHKTVQEFLAAFYISRDNTVESFQNIFGNFEDSFDDMKQVFLYLCGLNIGAANKLSIILDAQYSKLHPYSVQSIIAKGYDEAIANRTREIDIHLKLSTIDLSLSNETEMKILQMNKSNIISLKVDDAGISLQYVQEIVSLSAHCLENLELQLDSEYGELKLSSCRNIKTLNIIGKVTLLPKKLRDFRYLEALTLWCRCDNLDLSMCNSLKELELGGEEIILMPNSQFKLNMLQSLILACKCNLLELSMCPNLEKIELSEPVTLSLNAFIRLSNIKSISLYGPFEMLDLSSCPNLESVCFSEEVKMYPNTLRRTLNIKSITISCPCESLDLSLFPHLADVEIQGQVTLEPDAFYELRQLKLLILKCNCAGLDLSSCKRLKNVQLKGSVILIPNAFKNLHNLIYLRLDCYCSSLDLSTCYNLELVEIEGQMTLASNALTNLSELVTLTLHCTSKDLDLSSCINLHKLDIGENVLLLPNTLTNLHNLRDPNQRRNV